Genomic window (Culex pipiens pallens isolate TS chromosome 3, TS_CPP_V2, whole genome shotgun sequence):
ATATACCCAATATTTTATGGAAATTATtgctgattgattgattgataaaTCGGAATGACTTTATGTTGGAAATATATAAAATAGTTCAATTTACCTCTTGAATTCAATAATGATATTATTTCTggaataaataaatgaatgggaaatccagaaattgaaaaaaaaaaaacaaatttattgccaattaatgtttttgaattcaattgaaaaaaatttgtaaatattcaaaaaacaaattttaaatttaagagcgAAATTTTCACTAGTAGGTCACAGGTTGTATCAAGGTACAAAACGGTcaatttagttgaaaaattcttaaaattttacaataaaaaaatcaaaagtttaaattagatcaaaaatattaaattaaataaaactgaaaaatataaatacagtTCGTACTTGATTATTCACGAATAGAaagaccgcgttccttccgaacTTCGGACTTAGTGGGAAGCCATTGATCAAATTGCACATTTTTCATCGGCGATGAGCGAAATTGATGGCAATCTAACGATCGCTTGTAATTATCAGGATGAAGTTCAAGTAaaagaattttgcaattttcttgTCATCCACAACCTTTTGGAAATTAGTTTCTTTTCTATCCTTTACATAATTTCATCCACTTCagcgataaaaataattttatgaaaaaaaaaaaagaaaaaaaaaaaaaaaaaaaaaaatccacttcagcgaaacgacattcggcgagtTATCCCACGACCGTTTCGGTGATGATGTTTCTAGATAATCttttactaacttttaaaatgttCGAGAATCTTGATATATTTTCGAGTGCGTTCTATTCGATACGTTTTCTACAATCTATGTTTCATGCAAAGGCTTAAGTAATTGAGATTCCAGccgagatttgttttttttttagttcaggaTGGTTCAGTTTCGTTGGATAGCGAAAAGTGTTGTACCTTGTGTGCGTATGTTTTTTCTTCTGAATAAGTTGTGCGTTTCATTACTCTTTCCTAAACAGGATAATCACACTCGTGCGTCACATCTAAAGCAATAACAAAATTACAGACTAACTAATTTGATAGCACAGAGTGCACGCGTATAGTGATTCATAAATCGAAAGCTTTTTAGAAAGGCAACAAGCTGAGCTAAGCAAAAACgacgatttttttcttttagagcGTAACAAATAAtggcaattttttaaacatgatttcAACAATCAGCTCTTTGTCAACCGCAAAAAAAGACATTTCTTAATCGCTAAATTTGGAAGCCGAAAATTGAGATTTTCAATAATACCTTCTAGCTAAGCTTAAGAATTGAGCAACAGTGGTTTGACTAATTCTAGTGTCGAAGAGATATTGCAGCGTGTGTTTTTGTGTCCTCACAAGTTCTCCGAGTTGTGCCGCTGCAGCACGCTGTTGATTTTGAGCCGCAGCGGAGACAGATCAAACTTGGCGAACCGTGGCAGCGATCCAAAGCGTCGACTCGTCCCGATGATTGAGGTCGCCTCGGGGGCAGCTTTTTTGGAGGAGGAATTTTTCTCCGCGTACTTGCTGCTCGAAGAAGAGGGCGAGTTGCTGCGTGCGATTGTGGCATACTTTTGGTTGTGGAACAGCAGCATCTTTTCCGGTGGGctgttttcgatatttttcgtGGGCGATGTGTCAAGTTGTTGTGGGGTTGGGACTGCGCACCGTTCGGAACTCGCGCTTCGGGCGCTCAGTTTAGACCGGCTTGAGGAGGGTTTTTGGGCTGATTTGCAGGCACGCGGCATCGTGGAGATTCCCGGCGGGACGTGATGCTTGCGTTGAGAGGATGATCTTTTGATGCTGTTGCTAGGGCTTTCCTTGGGCTTTGGGCTTTTACGCGGGACGTGGCTTTCGACCTTCTTGGGCGTTCGGAAGTCTTCGTTCGGGTAATACGAGGGAATTTTGTCGTCTATCGAGTTACGCTGCTTGCCGGAACTGCACACGCTGCTGGTGTTGCTGTACATGCTGCTGACGCCGCTGCTCGTAGAACTGGATCGACTCGCCTCCTCGCTAGCGCCAGGTTTGCCGTCCATGTCCATGTAGATCGATTCTACGATTTCAAGCGGCTTTCTCAACTCGACATCCTGCAGCTTGAGCCGATTGAATCCCGTTCCAGGTGCACCCATTTCGCAGTAACCCTCAGTCGCCtcaaccggaaccggttccgccaTCGAACAGCTGAACGCTACCAGATTGACCGTCGACGAGTTGCAGGATCCGTTCAAATTAGGAACAACCTTCTCCGAAACGTTAAGCGGTCCTCCACCGAACCTGCTATCGTCACCTCCGTCCTCCCCGTTGATCAACAGATTCGCCAGAGATTCCTCGATCGACGGACATCTCGACCCGGGCAGCAACTCCGTCGACAAATAGCAGTCCTCCTCGATGTAGTCCTCCACGTCACGCTGCACGTAAAACTCCGAACTGCACGAACCCTCGTCGGACAGATTATCACCGGACGTCGCCGCACTTCCACCTTCATCCACCTTCAACGCACTCAAATCCGGACTGGAAAAACTGTTTCTCTTGTTTTCCGAAAACCGTAACCGCGCCACCTTGTCCCGGTACACAACCTTCTGGTCTGGCTTCTTGACCTCCGTCGCCGGCACCTTCGTCGTCTTCACCCCCGTACCGGACGATCCGCTGTTGGTGCGCCGCCGTCCAAACATCGTCTCAAACAGCTGCcagtgcttcttcttcttcaggtAGTCCGACTCGGGCGAGGTGAACGAACGCTGCAGCTCAAACTCGTTCGTGTGGGATCGTGGCCGGGGCGGCAGCGGCGGTGCCTCGTCCTCCCCATCCACCGCCAGCTCGTCCGCACTCCTCTCATGCTGCTCCCTAATATCGGTAAGTTTCATCTCCTCGTAGATCCCCGACACGACGGACGCTCTCGGTCGAAATACTCCGGACGCTCGGGCCGGGTCGAATATCTCCTCGTAAATCCCAGACACCCCGCTAATCCGCCGCAAAAAGACCTCC
Coding sequences:
- the LOC120431890 gene encoding uncharacterized protein LOC120431890; amino-acid sequence: MEENVISMFMDVKLDIRERKLEFSHLKSWTRYFVRVEAVKCFPCYMKISFFKSATDESTDLIVRINIPGLTVQMATSRTRAHSYGLFWKHNRKRCCAYFALASQLLCERHLRWMKKSIRNLELYRQEILQLRRASRTPMHEIRQEMHPGDNDELLVYQNLELTQDMTTTTDTLPDKLGPLPNVPPAATEQEVFLRRISGVSGIYEEIFDPARASGVFRPRASVVSGIYEEMKLTDIREQHERSADELAVDGEDEAPPLPPRPRSHTNEFELQRSFTSPESDYLKKKKHWQLFETMFGRRRTNSGSSGTGVKTTKVPATEVKKPDQKVVYRDKVARLRFSENKRNSFSSPDLSALKVDEGGSAATSGDNLSDEGSCSSEFYVQRDVEDYIEEDCYLSTELLPGSRCPSIEESLANLLINGEDGGDDSRFGGGPLNVSEKVVPNLNGSCNSSTVNLVAFSCSMAEPVPVEATEGYCEMGAPGTGFNRLKLQDVELRKPLEIVESIYMDMDGKPGASEEASRSSSTSSGVSSMYSNTSSVCSSGKQRNSIDDKIPSYYPNEDFRTPKKVESHVPRKSPKPKESPSNSIKRSSSQRKHHVPPGISTMPRACKSAQKPSSSRSKLSARSASSERCAVPTPQQLDTSPTKNIENSPPEKMLLFHNQKYATIARSNSPSSSSSKYAEKNSSSKKAAPEATSIIGTSRRFGSLPRFAKFDLSPLRLKINSVLQRHNSENL